The Methanococcus voltae PS genome segment TTCGTCTGCAGTATATAAATCGTGAATTGTTAAGTTTTCCTCTAAAATTGTATATCCTGCTTCTTTTGCTAACTCTATTGCAGTATCTCTTGTAATACCTCTTAATACACTTGTTGATACAGGAGGTGTTCTTATAACTCCTTTTTTAACTACAAATACGTTGTCTCCAGTTCCTTCTGCAACATATCCATTTTTATCTAATAAGAAAGCTTCATGAACGCCTGCGGCGTTAGCTTGTATTTTCGCAAGGATACTATTTAAGTAATTTAATGACTTAACAGCAGGATTTAAAACATCGACAGGTAACCTTCTGATTCCAGAAACAATAGTTTTTATACCTTGGTCACCCAATAAAGGATTCATAGGTTCTGCAATACAGAATATGGTAGGTTTTGAACATTTTCTTGGGTCTAGACCTAAGTCACCTACCCCTCTAGTAACTACGAGCCTTATGTACGCATCATTTAATTTATTTACTTTTAACGTTTCTATTACTACTTTAGACATTTCTTCTCTACTTATATCAATTTTAATATCTAAAGATGCAGCTGATTCATACAATCTATCAACGTGTTCTGTTAATTTAAATACAACACCTTCGTAAGCTCTTATACCTTCAAATACCCCATCTCCGTATAATAAACCATGGTCATATACTGAAACTTTGGCATCTTCTTTATTTACGAATTTTCCATCCATGTAAATCTTCATAAATTCACCAACATTGATATATTTTTATTTTAAGGCTATTTTAATATTGTTATTGATATTATTTATTAATGTATATTTAAATTATTTTATTATTATGTAGTATACTATTTATATATTTATTTGCATATATCGATAAATAGTAATTTTTTATTAGTTTTTTACTTTTTAGCTTTTAATTTTAATTATTAACTTTTATTTTTTAATTTTTATTCTTTTTAACTTAATTTTATTTTTTATTTACATCACAAAGATTATTTATCAAATTATCAAGATGTTCAAATTCTAAATGGGGCATAATTACAATTCTAAGCGCATTAGTACATCTACAAACTGAAACATAAATTCCTTTTTCCTTTAACTTATTACAGGTTTCTTTTGCATTTTCGTCTTTAATTGCTACAATATTTAAAACGGGTTCAATAACAGTTTCAAAACCATTTTCCTTTAATTTTCTAGTTAGATAAGCAGTTTTTTCCATACATTCATTTGTTATTTTGGCGTATCCCTCCTTACCTAATAAGTTTAATAATCCCCAAGTGGTAGCAGCCCCTACACCAGTACGTGTACCCAATATGGTGGCTTGTAACGTTTCTGTTAGGTAAGGTGCTTCAATATCCAAATAAGTCTTGTAGTTTTTATTTCTAAAAATTATTCCTCCTGCAGATATTGGAGACAAACCCATTTTATGGGGGTCAATTGTAATTGTTGTTACGCCTTCAAGTTTAAAGTCGAAATCGTAATTATAATTTTTGAGTTTATATTTATCTTCTAAGAATGGTATCACAAAGCCACCAAATGCCGCATCTACATGTAATGGTATACCATTTTCGTACCCTATTTTGGATAATTCGTTTATATTATCTATAGTTCCTAATTCGGTACATCCCGCAATTCCCACAATACCCGAAACATAATTTTCTCCTTTTTTAGATATTGTATCCTCAACATAGTCTTTAATCCATTTTACATCGGATGTATAGTATTCTGTTAAAGGAGGTCTTATTAAGTTCAAATTCATCATATCTTTTGATTTATCAAATGAAAAATGGGCTGTTTCGGGTATTATTATATTTGATGACTTTACAATTTTATCGGTATTATTGGTACTATTTACGTTAGATTTGGACATATTATTAAACAAACGCATAGCTGTTATGTTAGCTTCAGTACCTCCCGAAATGATATATCCAAAAGCTTCGGGATTATTTAGTAATTTACCAATTATAGATATAGATTCTTCTTCTAACATTTTGGTTCCTTTAAATAACCCAGGGTCTCCCAAATTAGTTTCATAAAACATTTTTATTATTTCTAAAGTCATTGGATGGGGTTTTGTACACATGGACCCAAATATATTCCCTGTTTCGTATTTTAAGTCTAAATACCTATATTTTTGTAATTGTTCCAATATTTCGTTGTTAGTTACCATTATGACACCAATTAATATATAATTTATAAATAATTTGTATTTTATGTTTATACTTATTTAATTGAATTTTTAGCATTCAATCTCTAATAATCAATAAACTATACTATTATATATAAAATTATTCAGGTCTTTTGAGACATAAATAACATAATTAAATATTCTTAAAAGAATAGAATTATTTGATACGATATTGATATTAAAACCGAATATGGTATAAAATATATAAAATATATAAAATAGAATTAAAAAAGTTATTATATGCAATAATATTTAGTAATTATATTAGCAAACTCTAGGGATTGGGTCTCCAATTGGGGTATCAACAACTCTTTTACCTACTAAAGTTTCCATAATTACGCCTTTGTGTTCCGAAGTTACATCACCAACAATTTGCGCATTTTTACCTAATGGATGTTCTTTGATAATTTCCAGTGCTTTTTCTGCGTCTTTTTTAGGTATTGCCATAACAACTTTTCCTTCATTTGCAACAGTTAATGGGTCAATACCTAGAGCTTCAGATATAAATTTAACTTCTTCACTTAATGGTATTTTGTCTTCCTGCAATGTAACGCCTAAACCGCTTTTTTCAGCCATTTCATTCAATGAGTCTGCAAGCCCCCCTCTTGTAGGGTCTTTCATCGCATTAATTGTTATTCCTGAGGATAATACCGACTGAATTAAACCATTAACTGGTGCAACATCTGATTTTAGGTCTGATTCCATGTCAAAACCTTCTCTACTTAAAAGGATTGTTAAACCATGTTCTGCAAGGTTTCCAGTTACAATTATGGAATCTCCTTCTTTCATACCTTTATCTCTGATTGCTTTTCCTTTTTCAACAATACCTATCCCTGCAGATGAAATGATGATGTCTGAAACATTTGAAACCTTTGTATCCCCTGTAATTACTGCTACGCCAGCTTCTTCACATGCAAGGTTTATTGAAGCCATTATTTCTTTTAATTGTTCTATGTCAAAACCTTCTGGTAACACAAAAGACATAGAAAGAGCTAAAGGTTTTGCACCCATAACCGAAAGGTCATTGACAGTACCACAAACTGAAATTCTACCAATATCCCCGCCTTTAAAAAATATTGGGTCTACAGTATGGCCATCAACCGTAAAAACAATTTCATTATCCCCTATAGGAATTGTAGAACCATCGTCTAAATCTTGAAGCCCAATACCGCCATTAACCTGAGTGGTTGATAAGCTACCTAATATTACATCCCCTATTAAATTTTGCATTACTTTACCGCCTGCGCCGTGCATTCTCGTAATTTTCACAAAACCAACTCCTTTTTAATTCAATACATGTTACCTATTCACGATAAATTTTCATAATATTGTTTTTTTAATTTATGTATTACTACTATAATATTGTTATTATTTTAATTTTTAACAGTAAACTATTTATTTGATGATATACCAGTTATCCATATTAGAAAATAATATAGTATCTTACGATATATATGCGAAAATATTTTTCTTATAAGGGTATTATATATTAATATAGAATTCTTTACATATTCTCCTACATAATATTTTAATATAATACAATTAATTTTTAAATATTAAAAATTTAAGTATTTTATATATAAAAATTACTTATTTGGGTGGTAATATTATGCAATCTTTTTCATTTTTAAAAATACCAGTACATAATGGATTAACAATGATAATAGACAAAGGTCAAAGTCCTGAATATGTAGAACATAGTATGAAAGTTTTTGCAAACTATATAACATGTGCTAAATTCGGTTGGGGAACCTCTGCAGTTCAATCAGAGGAAATTTTGAAGGAAAAAATAGAAATATACAAAAAATATGGTGTTAAGCCATACCCTGGTGGCACATTATTTGAATATGCTCTTAAAGAGGGTAAATTTTTAGAATTTTTAGATTATTGTAATAATTTGGGTTTTGAATGCGTCGAAATTTCGGACGGTTCAATGGAAATCGATTTTGATTTAAAATGCGAATGCATTAAAAAAGCAAAAGAATATGGATTCATTGTATTATCTGAAATCGGTAAAAAAAGCATCGAAGAAGATGCAAAAATCCCAATTTCTAAAAAAATAGCAGATTTAAAACTTGAAATTGAAGCAGGTTCTGATTTTGTCATTTTAGAAGGTCGTGAAGGCGGTAAATCAATTGGGTTATACGATGAAAAGGGCAATTTAAAACAAGATGACCTTGAACAAATCGTAAATTCAGATATTGATTTTAAAAAATTGATTTTTGAAGCTCCACTTAAAAATCAACAGGTTGAATTTATAGAAAGATTTGGAAATAGTGTAAATTTAGGAAATATAGCTTTTGACGATGTAATTTCCTTAGAAACACTAAGAACTGGACTTAGGGGCGATACTTTCGGTAAAATACCTAAGTAATATTAATAAATTTAAATATTCTTATTTATTAAATCAATGAGATTTTACTTTCTTATATGTGGATGGTGAAGTTATGGAAATCACAGAAATTAAAATAATCGGTGGCGTGGATAAGTGCGGAAATCCTGAAAACGTCAAGGAATTAATTGTAAAAAAAGGAGAAATTTTTGGAGTAGTTGGTCCCACAGGTAGCGGTAAATCAAACCTAATTAGTGACATTGAACAATTATCACAAGGGGATACCGTTTCGGGCAGGAAAATAATGATTAACAACGAAGTTCCAAGTTCAGACATGAGAAGAGACCCTAGAAAAAGAAGAATTGCTCAATTATCTCAAAATATGAACTTTTTAGCAGATATGACTGTTGAGGAGTTTTTAATAATGCATGCAAAAAGTAGAGGGATAAATTCTGAAGGTTTAGTTGATAAAGTAATAGAACTTGCAAATAATTTAACCGGAGAACCAATTAAAAAAGATTATAACCTTACAATATTGAGTGGGGGACAATCAAGAAGTTTAATGGTTGCCGATGTAGCAGTTATTAGTGATTCTCCTATCGTATTAATTGACGAAATTGAAAACGCAGGAATTAAAAAGCACGAAGCTTTAGAATTACTCGCAGGCTATGGTAAAATTGTAATGGTAATTACTCACGACCCTGTTTTGGCATTAATGACTAATAGGCGAGTTGTAATGAAAAATGGAGCCATGACTGAAATAATTGAGACGTCAGACGAGGAAAAAGAAGTTTCAAAACGATTAAATGATTTAGATGGTTGGATGCTTTCAATGCGTGAAAAAGTAAGGCATGGTGAGAAATTAAGTATTGGGGATATTCAAAATACTTGTAAAACATGCTAATTATGTATTAAATATTAAATAAATTAATTATATAATTTATATTTTTAAAGCTAATTTTAAAATAATTTTACAATATTAATCAATAATTTAATATATAAAATATATTTGGGTGAATTTATGAAAGTAGTTATTGTAGCAGGTACGCCAGGAGCTGGGAAAACATCTGTAATGACTCACACAATTAAACAATTGCAAAAGAAAGGTAAAAAAACCGCAGTTATCAAGATAGACTGTTTATATACTGATGACGATGTACGATATGGTAAATTAGGAGTTCCAACTTTAATTGGTCTTAGTAAAGATATGTGTCCTGACCATTTTGCCATCTACAATATTGAAGAAATGGTAGAATGGGCTAAGGAGCAAAATACGGATACCTTAATTATTGAAACCGCAGGTTTATGCCACCGTTGTGCACCATATACTAAAAACAGTTTAGGTGTTTGTGTAATAGATGCTACATCAGGTCCAAATACCCCTAGAAAGGTTGGACCATTTTTAACAAGTGCGGATGTTGTAGCAATTACAAAAGGGGATATAATCTCACAAGCTGAAAGAGAAGTTTTTAGGGAGCGAGTGCTCGAAATGAATCCAAACTGTACTATTTATGACGTAAATGGATTAAGTGGTCAAGGTTGTGCGGAAATAGCAGAAGAAATAACCGAAGCTAAAGACATAACTGATTTGGAAAATGAACTTTTAAGACATAATGCACCACTTTCCGTATGTACTTTATGTGTAGGTGAAACAAGAATTGCTAAAAAGTATCATAGGGGAGTTTTAAGAAGAATAGATGGATTTACAAAGTATGTGGGAGAATAATATTTATAAATTTTAATATTTTTTATTAAATGGTGAAAATATGACTAATTCGGATAAAAAAACTTTGGAATCTATGATTAACGAATTATTACCTAATTACAACTGTGGAGCTTGTGGTTTTAAAAGATGTGATTCATTTACTGAAAGTGTTTTATTGGGTGATGATATCAAAAAATGCCCATTTCTTTTAAAAGATGATTTTAAATCTAATTTCGAAGAATTAACTAGTTTATTAAATCAAAATAAAGATTTAATAGCGAAAAATATTAAAAAATCTGAAACTAGGGGAAATGGTTGCTGTTCTACTAATGGGGAGCTTACTGGATTAATCGATGGTTACGAAGCAGATTTTTTATTAGACCCACTTAAAAATGAACATTCTTGTAGGGAAACTCTATTAATTACAAGTCCACTTGCCAAAGATTTAAAAATAGGCGACTATATCCAATATAGACCCTTAGCATGCCCTTTACCTCATTTTGCTAAGATAATAGATATTTCACATGGCATGCACGTTATACATATCGAAGGACCATGTCATAGAGTAACCGGTGAGAAAAAGGACTATGTTAATGTAGGCGTAGCTCTTATAATGGCTTTCGAGGGCATGGTTTCAAAAGGTAAAATGCCCGAAGTTGGAAAAACTGTGAAGTTTATCCCTACGCATTGCATGATGCAAAAAGTACATAGTGGCGTAGTTGTAGAAGCCGAAGGGGATAGGGTATTAATCGAAGGAATTGATTTAAAAGTTTGGTAATTACTTAAAATTATAGCATAAAAATAGTTAAAATTAATAATATTAATAATATTAAAAATATTTAAAAGATTAATATATATATATATATATATATATATTTAAAATAATCTTTTTTCATCAAATTGTTTTTTTACAATTTCAGAAACTTTTCTTAATGGAATTTCTAGTTCTTCAGATATTCTTTTTAAATCTTCATATTCTGGTTTTATATTCACTAATTTATTGTTTATGTACGAATATTTCACATTTATTCTAAATTTTCTGTCGTTAAGTTCTACTAACATATGTAGTAATTTTCTATCTGCAACATATCTATTAAATTCGGTTATTCTGATTCCTAATGTACCAGTCTCTTCCATCAAAAGTTTTGTGTATTTTTCAAATTCTGCGTATTTACAAATGATTGTTATCTTATTTGCAGGTCTATTTTTTTTACCGATAACGGGCGTTACAAAGACATCAGAAGCACCTTCTTCCATTACTTTGTTAATCACATGTCCAATAATTTCCCCTGATATATCATCTACATTAGTTTCCAATAGTGCCATTTTTTCTTCTGAAATATTTTCAAAGTCCAAATTACTAATTTCTAAAATTCTTAATATATTTGGGGTATTTTTTAAGTCTTTAGTACCTGCACCATATCCTATTTTTAAAATTTTAGAAGAAGGGTAACTTTCACAAAATTCCGAGGTTATATTGCATAATATGGCTATTCCGGTTGGTGTTGTAAGCTCGCCTACTTCTATTTCCTCTAAATTATCGTTTTTTGGGGTTTGAAGTCTTTGAAATGGTGCATTATGTTTTTTAAGTATTTCTAAAACTGCAGGGACCGGAACTGGCAATATTCCATGGTCTATATTTACATAGCCATTCCCTAAAACCGGGTACGTTGATATTATTTGATTTAATGGATATTCACACTTTTCCAAGATATATATACTACCTACGATATCTAAAACGGTATCTAAAGAAGCTACTTCGTGCAAATGGAAATTATCGCCATGTATATTTTTTTCAGCAAGTATTAAATCATCAACAATGTTTTCACAAGTTGAAATGCTTTCATCGGTCATATTCAATTTTTCACATACTTTTAAGACACATTTTTTAAGCATTTCTGGATTACCAAACTTTTTTTCATCTATTAAAATTTCCATGTATTTTGACATTATTCCTAATTTTTTCATATTTAAAATATCTACAGATATACATTTACAATTTTCTAACTCATTTATTTTAGATACGACGTCTTCTATAAGGTCATATCGTTCTGTTAAATCCAAAAGTGAATTTATTAACATATCTCCGGAAATACCTGATATTTTGGGGTCTATAAGTAAATATTTCAAAATTACACCTTTTTTAGATTTATTTTCATAAAAGATAATTTAATAAATCAGTACTTTATATGTAGAATACGATATTTGATAATAATTATATTGTATATACTAATTATAATATATCTATTCTATCGGTTAATAATTAGATATATTCTATTGCTATTATCACAAAATTAAATCTTAATAATATATTGAAATTAAATTAATTGGAGATATTATGTACATATTTAAAGTAGCATATGATGGAAGATATAGTTTTCAATTACAACCTCATGAAAAAACAGTATGTGACGTTTTAACAAATATTTTAGTAGATTGTGGTTACTTGTCAAAATTTAAGAAACCCCTATATTATGGGGGTCGAACGGACTTAGGTGTTTCAGCACTAGGAAATTTTGTAATTTATGATTTAGATAAAGAGCCCATATTATCGCATATTTATTCAAGATGTAATGATTCTGGCATATGGGTTTTGGGATATCAGAAAATAGATAGCTTTCCGGAAGTGAAACATAGGCATTATAGATATATCTTACCAAAAGTTGACATATATGGTAATTTTCATGATTTAAACAGGGTTTTAAAAGTTTCAGAATGCTTAATTGGAACTCATTCTTTTCATAACCTATCCAAGAGGGATAAGAAGAAAAACCGAGACCCAGTAAGAACAATTTATGATATAAAAGTTTCAGATGATAAGTATTTTATAACCTTAGATATCTATGGAAAGAGCTTTTTATGGAATATGATTAGAAAAATTATCGGTTTAATCTCAAAAATCGGTATTTCAAACATGACTAACGAAGAAATCGAAGAATATATGAAAAAGGTTTTCAATCCTGAAATTAAGGTAGGTTCGCAAATCGGGCCCGCAGAAGGTCTCGTATTGGTTGATGCAAAAACAGATGTTGAATTTAAATATGATAGCTATGTTTTAAAAAAGTTTAATGAAGATACCACCCATACAATGAATGAGAAAATTCGAAGATTGGGCGTATATACATCAATGAATGAAATTTCTAGAAATTTTAAAATTTAGTTTTTTTAATTTTTTAATTTTATTTTAGATTTAAATCTTAGACATTATATATTAAATGAAACATAATAATCATATTAAAAATTTTACAATTCAATTCAATTCAATTGTAAGTATATTACGATTATAAGCATAGTTTAAGATATAAGCATAATTCAAATTATGGAAGTGAATTTATGGTAAACTACATATCTTCTATAAGCGTAGATATCTCTTCAAATGATGTAGGCACTAATCCGGAAGTTAATTCAAAGATAAATAGGGAATTAACAACTTTATTTAAAGATATGGGCGTAAAATCAACTATTACAAATATAACCGGCGATGATATAGTAATAACGTCGCAAGTCCCTGAAGGTCTTGTAAATGAAGTTAATCAATCAGTATTTAAATTATTACACAAATATGCAGAAAGTTATGACGATTTAAACGGAGTTTCAATTACTCCTGAGGATGCCGATGAGGGCGTTTCTTATGCAATTGCTAAAACCGAGTCACAATATGGGGATTCTATAATAATATCTTTTGATACGTATTGTGGCGAGAGCTTTGTAGATGAAGTAGCTTTATTTGTGGAAGAAATAGGTAAAAGGTATGGTTACGATTGCTCCTCAAGCGTTTCAAATACGCCTAAGGAAATTCATGGTATAGGTTATTCTGGTATTACTACTGACGACCCCGTAGTAATTATTACTTTAAAAGAGGTTAAAGACCTTAAAAAAATTGCAGGAATGATATATGGTGGATTACTTGCGTTTGACAATGTATACTATGTTAAAAAAGGTTCCGCAATAGAAATAATGCCTCCTGGAGTTATATACACGATGTCAGCATTTTTAAATGGAAATTCTATTGATTTATACGAAGGTATTAAAAAAAGAATTAATTTTTAATATATTAGCATTTAATATATTAGTAATAATTTTTTTATTAATATATTATTTTTTATATTCTGTATTTTATTATATTATTTGTTTTCACTAACTGCAACGATTTTTTGAGCTTCCTTATATGCTTCAACTAAATCGCCTGTTTCGAGTATAGCTTTTTCAGCAACTTCTTTTGGGATTCCTTTTTCAGCAAATTTTTCAATTGTAGCTTGAATAACTTTGGAATTTTTCAAAATTTCTTCAGAAAGCTTTTGTTTTAATTCCATGTACTCATCTTCGCCCATTCCTATTTTTAGCATTTCACTATCTCTAAATGGACAAGGTTTTGTTATTTTACAGCACCAAACTAAGCTACCAAAACAGGTGTTCTTACCTTCTCCGAGCCTTGTTTTTTTTCCAAAATCTTCTTTAATCTTTGAAAATTCGTCGGGGGTTATTCCAAGAACTTCGATTGCTTTATGCAATGGACAATATTTAACCGGAGGGCAACAAAATGCAAGACCCCTAAAATCTCCGCCTCTACAAATGTGCGAAGGAGAATTTTCCCATACCATACTATCACCAAATACTAATTAGACTATTTATCTTAGAATTATAATTTATTGCGATGTCTTATTATATATTAATTTACATTTGAAATTAGATTAAACTTTATTTTAAGCTTTATTATTATGTTTATCTAATTGTTATTTTACTATTCCTTTAAAAATTCTTTAATACAATAAATACTTTCTTTAATCATTTTATCGGTTAATTCTTTACCATAATTAGCATCTACGATTGCAGGTTTATTTTCAACCATTTCAGCTTCTTCATTAATATATTTATTATTTTGACGTGCCTCTACTAATCCAACCATTCCTATTTCTTCATAGTTCAAAGGGTTATGTTTATTCATTTTTTTCTCTTCATAGATTCCGATATACTTTCCAATCGATAATTCTTCACTATATGCGTGAATATATCCAAAGGACTTTACATCAATTTTTAATTTTTCAATATTTCCATAATCTTTAAAATTATGTTTTATTTTTTTAAGGTATTCTAAATCTACATCTACATCTGAATCCATATCTAATTCTTTACTGTAACTATTTTCAAGTCTTTTTTTGATATTATCCTTTAAAAAATCTATTTTTTTGGAAATGTCTGAATTACCGCCGTGGCAATTAATTATTAACAATTTATTTATTCCTATTTTTGAATATTTGATGATTATATCTTCCAATTCAGAAATTATATCTTCTAAGGAGTTATGTATGCCATGTT includes the following:
- the ilvE gene encoding branched-chain-amino-acid transaminase — translated: MKIYMDGKFVNKEDAKVSVYDHGLLYGDGVFEGIRAYEGVVFKLTEHVDRLYESAASLDIKIDISREEMSKVVIETLKVNKLNDAYIRLVVTRGVGDLGLDPRKCSKPTIFCIAEPMNPLLGDQGIKTIVSGIRRLPVDVLNPAVKSLNYLNSILAKIQANAAGVHEAFLLDKNGYVAEGTGDNVFVVKKGVIRTPPVSTSVLRGITRDTAIELAKEAGYTILEENLTIHDLYTADELFITGTAAELIHVVEIDGRIINNGEAGEITKDLLNRFIQIRGKIGDKIE
- the mfnA gene encoding tyrosine decarboxylase MfnA; translation: MVTNNEILEQLQKYRYLDLKYETGNIFGSMCTKPHPMTLEIIKMFYETNLGDPGLFKGTKMLEEESISIIGKLLNNPEAFGYIISGGTEANITAMRLFNNMSKSNVNSTNNTDKIVKSSNIIIPETAHFSFDKSKDMMNLNLIRPPLTEYYTSDVKWIKDYVEDTISKKGENYVSGIVGIAGCTELGTIDNINELSKIGYENGIPLHVDAAFGGFVIPFLEDKYKLKNYNYDFDFKLEGVTTITIDPHKMGLSPISAGGIIFRNKNYKTYLDIEAPYLTETLQATILGTRTGVGAATTWGLLNLLGKEGYAKITNECMEKTAYLTRKLKENGFETVIEPVLNIVAIKDENAKETCNKLKEKGIYVSVCRCTNALRIVIMPHLEFEHLDNLINNLCDVNKK
- the hypE gene encoding hydrogenase expression/formation protein HypE, whose protein sequence is MKITRMHGAGGKVMQNLIGDVILGSLSTTQVNGGIGLQDLDDGSTIPIGDNEIVFTVDGHTVDPIFFKGGDIGRISVCGTVNDLSVMGAKPLALSMSFVLPEGFDIEQLKEIMASINLACEEAGVAVITGDTKVSNVSDIIISSAGIGIVEKGKAIRDKGMKEGDSIIVTGNLAEHGLTILLSREGFDMESDLKSDVAPVNGLIQSVLSSGITINAMKDPTRGGLADSLNEMAEKSGLGVTLQEDKIPLSEEVKFISEALGIDPLTVANEGKVVMAIPKKDAEKALEIIKEHPLGKNAQIVGDVTSEHKGVIMETLVGKRVVDTPIGDPIPRVC
- the comA gene encoding phosphosulfolactate synthase, which encodes MQSFSFLKIPVHNGLTMIIDKGQSPEYVEHSMKVFANYITCAKFGWGTSAVQSEEILKEKIEIYKKYGVKPYPGGTLFEYALKEGKFLEFLDYCNNLGFECVEISDGSMEIDFDLKCECIKKAKEYGFIVLSEIGKKSIEEDAKIPISKKIADLKLEIEAGSDFVILEGREGGKSIGLYDEKGNLKQDDLEQIVNSDIDFKKLIFEAPLKNQQVEFIERFGNSVNLGNIAFDDVISLETLRTGLRGDTFGKIPK
- a CDS encoding ATP-binding cassette domain-containing protein, translated to MEITEIKIIGGVDKCGNPENVKELIVKKGEIFGVVGPTGSGKSNLISDIEQLSQGDTVSGRKIMINNEVPSSDMRRDPRKRRIAQLSQNMNFLADMTVEEFLIMHAKSRGINSEGLVDKVIELANNLTGEPIKKDYNLTILSGGQSRSLMVADVAVISDSPIVLIDEIENAGIKKHEALELLAGYGKIVMVITHDPVLALMTNRRVVMKNGAMTEIIETSDEEKEVSKRLNDLDGWMLSMREKVRHGEKLSIGDIQNTCKTC
- a CDS encoding GTP-binding protein, whose protein sequence is MKVVIVAGTPGAGKTSVMTHTIKQLQKKGKKTAVIKIDCLYTDDDVRYGKLGVPTLIGLSKDMCPDHFAIYNIEEMVEWAKEQNTDTLIIETAGLCHRCAPYTKNSLGVCVIDATSGPNTPRKVGPFLTSADVVAITKGDIISQAEREVFRERVLEMNPNCTIYDVNGLSGQGCAEIAEEITEAKDITDLENELLRHNAPLSVCTLCVGETRIAKKYHRGVLRRIDGFTKYVGE
- a CDS encoding (Fe-S)-binding protein — protein: MTNSDKKTLESMINELLPNYNCGACGFKRCDSFTESVLLGDDIKKCPFLLKDDFKSNFEELTSLLNQNKDLIAKNIKKSETRGNGCCSTNGELTGLIDGYEADFLLDPLKNEHSCRETLLITSPLAKDLKIGDYIQYRPLACPLPHFAKIIDISHGMHVIHIEGPCHRVTGEKKDYVNVGVALIMAFEGMVSKGKMPEVGKTVKFIPTHCMMQKVHSGVVVEAEGDRVLIEGIDLKVW
- the larC gene encoding nickel pincer cofactor biosynthesis protein LarC; this translates as MKYLLIDPKISGISGDMLINSLLDLTERYDLIEDVVSKINELENCKCISVDILNMKKLGIMSKYMEILIDEKKFGNPEMLKKCVLKVCEKLNMTDESISTCENIVDDLILAEKNIHGDNFHLHEVASLDTVLDIVGSIYILEKCEYPLNQIISTYPVLGNGYVNIDHGILPVPVPAVLEILKKHNAPFQRLQTPKNDNLEEIEVGELTTPTGIAILCNITSEFCESYPSSKILKIGYGAGTKDLKNTPNILRILEISNLDFENISEEKMALLETNVDDISGEIIGHVINKVMEEGASDVFVTPVIGKKNRPANKITIICKYAEFEKYTKLLMEETGTLGIRITEFNRYVADRKLLHMLVELNDRKFRINVKYSYINNKLVNIKPEYEDLKRISEELEIPLRKVSEIVKKQFDEKRLF
- the truA gene encoding tRNA pseudouridine(38-40) synthase TruA; this translates as MYIFKVAYDGRYSFQLQPHEKTVCDVLTNILVDCGYLSKFKKPLYYGGRTDLGVSALGNFVIYDLDKEPILSHIYSRCNDSGIWVLGYQKIDSFPEVKHRHYRYILPKVDIYGNFHDLNRVLKVSECLIGTHSFHNLSKRDKKKNRDPVRTIYDIKVSDDKYFITLDIYGKSFLWNMIRKIIGLISKIGISNMTNEEIEEYMKKVFNPEIKVGSQIGPAEGLVLVDAKTDVEFKYDSYVLKKFNEDTTHTMNEKIRRLGVYTSMNEISRNFKI
- a CDS encoding methanogenesis marker 9 domain-containing protein, with translation MVWENSPSHICRGGDFRGLAFCCPPVKYCPLHKAIEVLGITPDEFSKIKEDFGKKTRLGEGKNTCFGSLVWCCKITKPCPFRDSEMLKIGMGEDEYMELKQKLSEEILKNSKVIQATIEKFAEKGIPKEVAEKAILETGDLVEAYKEAQKIVAVSENK
- the arfB gene encoding 2-amino-5-formylamino-6-ribosylaminopyrimidin-4(3H)-one 5'-monophosphate deformylase is translated as MSDIFELRLNSGKLLEENKKVHEIGVIAMGSYLENHGSALPIDTDIKIASYVAFNVALKTGVKFLGTVCTSTEYDYVKHGIHNSLEDIISELEDIIIKYSKIGINKLLIINCHGGNSDISKKIDFLKDNIKKRLENSYSKELDMDSDVDVDLEYLKKIKHNFKDYGNIEKLKIDVKSFGYIHAYSEELSIGKYIGIYEEKKMNKHNPLNYEEIGMVGLVEARQNNKYINEEAEMVENKPAIVDANYGKELTDKMIKESIYCIKEFLKE